In Hevea brasiliensis isolate MT/VB/25A 57/8 chromosome 13, ASM3005281v1, whole genome shotgun sequence, a single genomic region encodes these proteins:
- the LOC131172162 gene encoding exopolygalacturonase-like, producing MHSLRPCFFVNYSTYKRALQWKSNAFTFLTQSKQELARDRKHINKEDGFKDTCIRNIFGVILFRCEWSSVQYFDVRKYGAERREVDTSKALLSAWKEACAAVGSSKIMIPKGTYLLGVVDLKGPCKGAMHLEVQGTFIAPTSPNAHNKASWITFAYIDRLTISGGGTFDGRGEIAWKQNNCGQNPKCKSLPISLRFDFVTNSIVRDVTSLDSKNFHVNVMGSENVTFQHFTVIAPGHSINTDGIHIGRSKRINIIDSDIITGDDCISIGDGSQQIRITKVRCGQGHGISVGSLGKYEKEDPVVGIFVRNCTVYDTDNGVRIKTWPALHGGIASDMHFEDIIMKNVSNPILIDQVYCPWNQCNPKIPSKVKINNVSFKNIRGSSTTPIAIRLNQ from the exons ATGCACTCATTACGTCCTTGTTTCTTTGTAAA CTACTCAACGTATAAAAGGGCCTTACAGTGGAAGAGTAATGCATTCACATTTCTGACACAATCTAAGCAAGAACTAGCAAGGGATAGGAAGCACATTAATAAAGAAGATGGGTTCAAAGATACATGTATACGTAATATCTTTGGTGTTATTCTTTTTCGATGCGAGTGGAGCTCAGTCCAATACTTTGATGTGCGAAAATATGGTGCCGAGCGACGCGAGGTCGATACTAGTAAG GCTCTATTGAGTGCATGGAAAGAGGCGTGCGCAGCAGTGGGGTCTAGCAAAATTATGATACCAAAAGGGACATATTTACTAGGCGTGGTGGATTTAAAAGGTCCATGCAAGGGTGCCATGCATCTTGAAGTTCAAGGAACCTTTATAGCGCCAACAAGCCCTAACGCGCACAATAAGGCTAGTTGGATTACCTTTGCCTACATCGATCGATTAACAATATCCGGCGGTGGGACATTCGATGGGCGAGGAGAAATTGCTTGGAAGCAAAATAACTGTGGCCAAAACCCAAAATGCAAGTCACTTCCAATT aGTTTAAGGTTCGATTTCGTCACCAATAGCATAGTTCGAGACGTAACTTCCCTGGACAGCAAGAATTTCCATGTCAATGTTATGGGGAGCGAAAACGTTACCTTCCAGCACTTTACAGTCATTGCACCGGGACATAGCATCAACACAGATGGAATTCACATTGGACGATCAAAGAGGATCAATATCATTGATTCAGACATTATCACCGGTGATGATTGCATCTCAATTGGAGATGGGAGCCAACAAATACGAATCACGAAAGTAAGATGCGGGCAGGGCCATGGCATTAGTGTAGGAAGTTTAGGGAAGTACGAGAAGGAAGACCCTGTGGTTGGAATTTTTGTAAGGAATTGCACAGTCTACGACACCGATAATGGTGTGAGAATTAAGACTTGGCCTGCATTACATGGTGGCATTGCATCTGATATGCATTTCGAAGACATTATCATGAAAAATGTCAGCAATCCTATCCTCATTGATCAAGTGTATTGCCCATGGAATCAATGCAATccaaag ATTCCATCCAAGGTAAAGATCAACAACGTTAGCTTCAAGAATATTCGTGGCTCTTCAACAACTCCCATAGCCATTCGACTTAATCAGTAG